Proteins encoded within one genomic window of Phototrophicus methaneseepsis:
- a CDS encoding FAD-dependent oxidoreductase, producing MKQNIRIALADPQPLSRAGLRTWLQTESDIDIVYETDRSFSLIEAVDKKRIDVVVIKLPSSVMSIYYPIAHICRHNPHTRVLVYGDQTNGDTILHISKAGASGLIPSDTSQQDFVTAIRRAAAGEAVFSMEALSVILSARQSPDTLKADPLEELSDREYEVLIRTALGQSRGEISTHFSISPRTVDTYRQRIGEKLNLEHRADIIRYAIQRGLVDPTPEEKAPEHNAHIAWDEEFDMVVVGSGIGMVAALKAADLGMRVLVLEKQSTVGGTTAFSGGGLWVPNNYCMKEAGIQDSTEDALTYLNIITSGGINHELAYAFVNHCHEVIDLFREIGIDWTFMPNFQDYYPEFAGGVDYGRGISPTRNGTVLHGRFLLSTIYEAALARGAQVWLNSPAKRLIEHNGIVTGVVAEVDGIPTNIKARGGVVLASGGFDHNKAMVESFLRGPLYYSSAAEGNTGDGQIMGMAVGAGLGHMNERWGWPVYFDRETKSAYPALAPELGKPGALVVNRTGHRIMNEAGPYDLVTRAFYAFDSGRFEYSNIPAFVITDADHYRRTNQTRAKEGQKPSTWFVCADTLEELANMLNINPCNLVETVEVFNEYARTGHDPDFRRGESAFDRQTGGDPTRDDLINPCLGPLIEPPFYGASIWPGALGTSGGLQINANGQVLDVWGKPLGGLYAAGNTAASPFAGSYPGGGGTLSVGMTFAYIAARHLNQALTTADEVR from the coding sequence ATGAAACAGAATATTCGGATTGCCCTAGCGGATCCTCAACCTTTATCGCGTGCTGGCTTGCGCACATGGCTGCAAACCGAGAGCGATATTGATATTGTTTATGAAACAGACAGAAGTTTTTCCCTGATTGAAGCAGTCGACAAAAAGCGCATCGACGTGGTTGTCATTAAATTGCCCTCTTCTGTCATGAGCATTTACTATCCCATAGCGCATATCTGCCGACACAACCCGCATACTCGCGTTCTCGTCTATGGGGATCAAACCAATGGCGATACGATCTTGCACATCAGTAAAGCCGGGGCATCGGGTCTAATTCCATCAGATACCAGTCAGCAAGATTTTGTCACGGCTATCCGGCGTGCTGCGGCAGGTGAAGCAGTCTTTTCGATGGAAGCCCTGAGCGTCATCCTGAGTGCACGCCAATCACCCGATACACTGAAGGCAGACCCCTTAGAAGAACTGAGCGACCGTGAATACGAAGTCTTGATCCGGACAGCACTGGGTCAATCACGCGGTGAAATCAGCACCCATTTTTCAATCAGTCCGCGCACGGTGGATACCTATCGCCAGCGCATCGGGGAAAAGCTCAACCTCGAACACCGCGCAGACATCATCCGCTATGCGATCCAACGCGGCCTCGTTGATCCTACACCGGAAGAAAAAGCGCCTGAACATAACGCACATATCGCCTGGGACGAAGAGTTTGACATGGTCGTCGTCGGCTCTGGGATCGGCATGGTTGCCGCTTTGAAAGCGGCTGATCTGGGGATGCGAGTGCTCGTCCTGGAAAAACAATCGACTGTGGGCGGCACAACGGCTTTTTCTGGGGGCGGTTTATGGGTGCCAAACAACTATTGTATGAAAGAAGCCGGCATTCAGGATTCTACGGAGGATGCCCTCACATATCTGAATATCATCACTTCAGGCGGCATCAACCATGAATTGGCTTATGCTTTCGTTAATCACTGCCATGAAGTCATTGATTTGTTTCGTGAAATCGGCATCGACTGGACTTTTATGCCCAACTTCCAGGACTACTATCCAGAGTTCGCTGGTGGGGTCGATTACGGGCGCGGCATTAGCCCAACCCGCAACGGAACAGTCCTTCATGGCAGATTCTTGCTGAGTACTATCTATGAAGCTGCGCTGGCGCGCGGCGCCCAGGTATGGCTCAATAGTCCGGCGAAGCGCCTCATAGAACATAACGGCATCGTGACAGGTGTGGTCGCAGAGGTTGATGGCATCCCGACGAATATCAAGGCCCGAGGTGGCGTCGTGCTCGCCAGCGGCGGTTTTGATCATAATAAAGCCATGGTCGAGAGCTTCCTAAGAGGACCGCTTTACTACAGCAGTGCCGCAGAAGGCAACACGGGCGACGGTCAGATCATGGGTATGGCGGTCGGGGCTGGCCTGGGCCATATGAATGAACGATGGGGCTGGCCTGTTTACTTCGACCGAGAGACAAAATCGGCGTATCCAGCGCTAGCACCGGAACTGGGCAAACCAGGGGCCCTTGTGGTAAATCGCACCGGACACCGCATCATGAACGAAGCCGGGCCTTATGATCTGGTAACGCGCGCTTTCTATGCCTTCGATTCCGGGCGGTTCGAATATAGCAATATCCCGGCCTTTGTGATTACCGATGCAGATCATTATCGCCGCACGAATCAGACACGCGCCAAAGAAGGACAGAAGCCTTCAACTTGGTTTGTCTGCGCCGATACCTTAGAAGAACTGGCGAATATGCTCAATATCAATCCGTGCAACCTCGTTGAGACTGTGGAGGTATTCAATGAATATGCGCGAACAGGCCACGACCCGGACTTCAGACGAGGCGAATCAGCCTTTGACCGGCAAACAGGCGGCGATCCAACGCGCGATGACCTCATCAACCCATGCCTGGGCCCTCTCATTGAGCCGCCCTTCTATGGCGCATCAATTTGGCCTGGGGCACTGGGGACCAGCGGCGGCTTACAGATCAATGCAAATGGTCAGGTTTTAGATGTCTGGGGCAAGCCCCTAGGCGGCCTGTATGCGGCAGGGAACACGGCCGCCAGCCCATTCGCAGGGAGCTATCCAGGGGGTGGCGGCACACTCAGCGTCGGGATGACCTTTGCTTATATCGCGGCAAGGCACCTCAATCAGGCACTCACGACAGCAGATGAAGTCCGATAA
- a CDS encoding cytochrome c3 family protein, whose protein sequence is METYESSLNQPEMLVSLHSDKEVGCVDCHSMSFEQQLHETVAYLQDDYTQPFTRAEYGMETCFQCHEHGSYDQIAWRTTDLGVTDGKTKGHEANPHQSPHYDDLECNTCHRMHRESVLFCSECHAFEFRIPVPVPSDSTDSTDSTDEPADDSVVEDSTETP, encoded by the coding sequence ATGGAGACCTACGAGAGCTCCCTGAATCAGCCGGAAATGCTCGTTAGTCTGCACAGTGATAAGGAAGTCGGCTGTGTGGATTGTCACTCTATGAGCTTTGAACAACAACTCCATGAAACAGTGGCTTACCTGCAAGACGATTATACCCAGCCTTTTACACGGGCTGAATACGGCATGGAGACCTGTTTCCAATGCCATGAACACGGTAGCTACGACCAGATCGCCTGGCGCACAACAGACCTTGGCGTGACGGATGGTAAGACGAAGGGCCACGAAGCCAACCCGCATCAGTCGCCACATTATGATGACCTGGAATGCAATACCTGCCATCGTATGCACCGTGAATCCGTTTTGTTTTGTTCAGAGTGTCACGCATTTGAATTTAGAATCCCGGTCCCTGTTCCTTCAGATTCTACAGATTCCACAGATTCTACCGACGAACCAGCCGATGATTCTGTCGTCGAAGATTCTACCGAAACACCCTGA
- a CDS encoding FAD-dependent oxidoreductase translates to MSQKSQLSRRDFLRNAAVAGGAAATGFAGFGVQSVQAQDVEWTYEADVVVLGSGTGQLAAIRAAELGLSAILLEKAQFGGGTTGISGGGIWVPNNYRMQEVGIPDSRENAIEYLKHATFGQSSDLLIETYVDNANVMAEYLRSIGIDWTLTPAFNDYYPEFPGGIPEGRALMPISTIEGATNGGALARMLTQAGEERGVEYHYSTAGKRLIQDESGKVIGVVAEADGQEINVHALKGVVIATGGFDHNAEMVAAFLRGPVYYPSAVATNTGDGQIMAMAIGANLRNMNEIFGWPVYYTEELGYGSPALTLELGKPGTIVVNRFGKRFFDEASAYDPAARTFYDYDNGTHEYENIPAYAIFDSSHRSRYSMAGIPAGAEVPEWVVTADTIEGIAEALGIDAAGLTATVESFNENAAQGVDPEFKRGVSAFDQLTGGDRTRTDVANPCLAPVAEAPFYAIPVWPGALGTCGGIQINEHGQALNVWGETIPGLYAAGNASGSVMGAGYPGGGSTIGAGLTFSFLAANHMAEQA, encoded by the coding sequence ATGAGTCAAAAAAGTCAACTTTCTCGCCGCGATTTTCTTCGCAATGCTGCTGTTGCTGGTGGCGCAGCTGCAACGGGGTTCGCTGGCTTCGGCGTACAGTCTGTTCAGGCCCAGGATGTCGAATGGACCTATGAAGCTGATGTGGTCGTGCTTGGCAGTGGTACAGGCCAGCTCGCCGCGATCCGCGCTGCGGAACTGGGTTTGTCCGCCATTTTGCTAGAAAAAGCACAATTTGGTGGTGGCACGACAGGCATTTCCGGTGGTGGTATCTGGGTCCCCAACAACTACCGTATGCAAGAAGTCGGCATTCCGGATTCCCGCGAAAATGCCATTGAATATTTGAAGCATGCAACCTTTGGCCAGAGCAGCGACCTGCTGATCGAAACCTACGTTGATAACGCCAATGTCATGGCTGAATACCTGCGTTCCATTGGTATCGACTGGACACTGACCCCTGCCTTCAATGACTATTATCCTGAATTCCCCGGTGGCATCCCAGAAGGCCGTGCCTTGATGCCAATCTCAACCATTGAAGGTGCTACCAATGGTGGTGCACTTGCTCGTATGCTGACCCAGGCTGGTGAAGAACGTGGCGTTGAATATCACTATTCAACTGCGGGCAAACGCCTGATCCAGGATGAAAGCGGCAAAGTTATCGGTGTCGTGGCAGAAGCTGACGGCCAGGAAATCAACGTTCACGCGCTGAAGGGCGTTGTGATTGCTACAGGTGGCTTCGACCACAATGCTGAGATGGTCGCTGCCTTCTTGCGTGGCCCCGTCTACTATCCGAGTGCGGTAGCTACCAACACAGGCGATGGTCAGATTATGGCTATGGCGATTGGTGCCAACCTGCGCAATATGAACGAAATCTTTGGCTGGCCCGTTTACTACACAGAAGAACTTGGTTACGGCAGCCCGGCTCTAACATTGGAACTCGGCAAGCCGGGTACCATCGTTGTGAACCGCTTCGGCAAGCGCTTCTTCGATGAAGCTAGTGCTTACGACCCGGCAGCACGTACCTTCTACGATTATGACAATGGCACCCATGAATACGAGAATATCCCGGCCTATGCCATCTTCGATTCCAGCCATCGCAGCCGTTACAGCATGGCAGGCATCCCCGCAGGTGCAGAAGTTCCTGAATGGGTTGTCACAGCAGATACCATCGAAGGTATTGCAGAAGCCCTGGGCATTGATGCTGCTGGCCTGACTGCAACGGTGGAAAGCTTCAATGAAAATGCGGCTCAGGGTGTTGATCCTGAGTTCAAGCGTGGTGTCTCGGCCTTTGATCAACTGACAGGCGGCGACCGTACCCGCACCGATGTTGCGAATCCTTGCCTCGCCCCCGTCGCAGAAGCACCCTTCTATGCGATCCCTGTTTGGCCGGGCGCGCTGGGCACCTGTGGTGGTATCCAGATCAATGAACATGGGCAGGCACTGAACGTTTGGGGTGAGACAATCCCAGGTCTGTACGCAGCGGGTAACGCCAGCGGCAGCGTGATGGGTGCTGGTTACCCTGGTGGTGGTAGCACGATTGGCGCAGGTCTGACGTTCTCATTCCTGGCAGCCAACCATATGGCAGAACAAGCATAA